CTTCTTAAACACTGGCCACTAGGGGCTCTGCTGAACCTTTTTTATCTAGGCAAGTGTAGCTCATGTAAAACAAGGTGACAAAATTTACATTTGCCTGTACTTTACctgtaaatatgcaaaaatCTATTCTTAAGATGTTTGATTCAGAACTGTAGTATAAAATTACTCTTATGTACCTAACCAacagtgatttaaaaacattaatatcTGTACAGACCTTTGGCACAAGCTCGAATGAATCATTCATTGTGAGACAGAGTTTACTTTAGTTAAGCTGCAACACGTGAAAGACGGAATCACACAAAACCTGAATATCATATTCAGGACAGGATTATGAGGCTTGCTACTGAAACACCAcagcaaacaacaacaataccaTAGCAACCATGGCAACCACCTAGCAACACCCTAGCAACCAGAATATCACTACTTGCTTTTTAACTAAAAATGGAACGTTGCCTCGGGTTACATCAAAGAACTAGGATTATTTATACATAGACATATAATCATAGACCTTGGATTTCTTTGGACAACGCACACAAACCCAACATTTATGATAACATACATGGcatatcctttatttattttggaagcATTCATGCAGCATGGAATTTCACATACAACTGCAAATATTTGTACATTATTCCAGATGAAGTTCATATTTGTTCTGCTATCTGCtagcttttaatttttttatatgatagatttttttaataatatttttttaataaatgtgacATTTACATAATGCTGCATTAATTCTGgaattaaaagtttttaaaatgtgCCTTATTGTGTTACAGAAAGAACTTTGCCTCCGTTAACAGACTAAGACAGAAGAGTCTTTCATCACCTGACGTCCAATATGAGTTTTGTGTCAGAATGGCTTACGGAAAACAGCGACAAGATCGAAAAGGGAGTAGAGATACTAGGCCAAGGCTGTGAGATCCTTGCAGCCACAGTAGGCCAGTTCAATCCCATCCTGGAGGCAGTATTTAATGTCTCCGCTGAGCTCCTTAGCAACCCAGAGGGCAAAGATGCTAAGTATCTTGCTGAGCAGTTTGTGAAGGTCAACCAGAAGCTGGAAAAGATCCAGggtgagattaaaaaaacagagcTGGCAATTAAGCGATCACTTGTGAACCAGCAGAACTTCAACCTCCAAGCAAACATAATGAGTCagtatgaatattttaaatatatttttacagccAAACCTGAGAAAAAGAAGTTGAAGCGAGATGAGTTCCTCATCTACTTTGAGGAATTTGAGGGAGAAAAGAACCTTGAATGCTTATATGATGCTATCATGAAAGAGAACACCTCTGGACAGACAATGCTGGACATTATAGTGGAAACTGAGCAGCGGAGCAGGAGGGCAGTGGAGGAATTCTGTACTAGCCTGAAGAAGCTGTTTGTGATTGGGATCATCTCACTGATGGGCTACACTGCACTACAGGAAGACACTGTGGATGAGGAAATGGGGAAGAAATGGCTTGCCCGCATGGAGGACGTAGAGAAGCGCATGAAGGCAGCagtggatgagtgtgtgaacaACTTTGCAGAGCAAGCCAAGACTGATATAGATGAGATGCTCCTGGAGAAGCAGAGCAGTGTCGACCCTGAGTTTACTAAATTCCTACTGGAGGCTCTTGTAAAGAAGTATTACTGGGTCTCCTGGTCAGTCCGGGTGTTTAACGATGATCGCAAACTTGTGAAGTTTTTGTTTGGGAAGAAGCGCCATATAAATGGTGGAGTTGACaattattttgaacatttgaGTGGTAATAAAATAAGGGTGGTGGTGTCTTTCACTGCAGACCCTAAACCACTCGACAAGAACCAGATAAAGGAtcaaatagagaaagagaaaggtgGCATGGAGTCTGTGGCTGAGTCACTGAGCAAAAGTTTTCCCAACTGTCTTGTCCATGCCATCAATCGCTGTACGAAAGTGGAGGAAGCCAATAATTTTGAGCCTGAgcacttttattatatttctcacAAAAAAGCACACATCTGTATCCACTCTGAATAATTGAATTTGGATTAAACTAAACATATTGATGTCCAATACGAATCTATACTCACTTCTATTAATTAATGAGTTGTACAATGTTTATGATAATAGATATTTgattatttacaaatgtatgAATGTTATTAAGGCTTGAGATGATCACTTTTAATGAAGGCtcttaaaaaggaaaaagggctttgtgtcatttgtatttttttctctgttataTCCAGGTTGAcaattgatttttaaaaatgaatacacaTTAAATCAGAGCATGATTTTAGTACAGTTTCATGCATCACTTCATGCATTTATGATGTAATACTCTTCCAATACGCAAATTATAACCATCTGTAATTTTTTAAAGTAACActaatgattatttttgtattattattactttaaagatccataatttgttcatttgtaattcataataaatgagggagaaatattttgaattttattgtctcaataataataataataataataataataattgcatttTATATATGACAGCACCTTTCAAACTCTCAGTCACCTTACaaaatttaaaacacacagcataatataaaacatacaaatagacaacagaataataatagacatgaaaataataataaaatataaattaataatagaaaataatggACTAGTTCAAATATAAAATTCATTTCTATACATGCGAGTTTTGAATCTGGATTTAAAGGTTGGCAGAGAGTCTATACCTCTGAtgcataaaaaatgaaaaactcaACCCTGTAAAATCGACCCTGATTTTTATTAAGAGTAAAAGTATTGAGTGACAGTAATAGGGTTAATATTTTATAGTTtgtataatatgtatgtattaattattatttacttataaatGTAACTGCAAATTCTGTTATCTGAAGTCTTAAAAACCGAAGTGTTGCAGAATAAACATTAGTGTAATAATGCATAGATTTAAGAAAACTAATCCAACATTAAGTGCCACAGAGTAACAGAGatacagacctacaccaaatacacactctaaatcaattcaattcaaatgtatttgtatagtgctttttataATTGataatgtctcaaagcagctttacagaacataaacatagaacaaaaggttaaaataaagaataatataaagattaatataatacaaatttcaagattaatattagatatatttaaatgtgtttgtatttatccccagtgagcaagtctgaggtgactcccttgaatggtgaaggaagaaaccttgagaggaaccagactcaaagtggAACCCATCCTTATATAGGTAATaatagagggtgtgattataaatatactgtacaatctgACTAATGTTTATACACCTGACTATAGATAAGGGAGACAagattttaatctacatttaaacttgaaaagtgtgtctgagccccaaacactatcaggaagactattccaaagattgggagctaaatacaaaaactctccaccgcctttagtagattttgttattctgggaactaccagaagtcctgagttttattattgtacgtaatattgattgaacatatttatagtataaatatgtatagtatttacactgttcagtgctgtgtattgtcttttgtgtattatcttttgtgtaatgtcttatattttttgcttgcactgtctttttgtcctgcactgactttttatcttgtcctgcactgtttgcaccaggttgcacagatgcactttatgtggctaggactacttactaagtccttagctctctctttgttttacagtatgtagtaccatggtcctggagaaacgttgtctcatttcactgtgtactttTGGGAGGCCGCTACTGATATTTTATCTACAGCACtacaagaagaacaagaagattATGGAGGCAAAATGCTCTCATCTGGCCTACCTCTTCCACATCAGCCTCATAGCACTGATGGCCGTCACTATGTGGTCactgaggatgatgaggatgagttcAGGTTAAAATGGGGCCAAAATGTCTTGAACATTCAGACTAAGATGCAAGAAGTCCTGGAAGAGTGTAACTAGAGGAAGTGATTCCAAATTCACTGAAATTTTGTTAAACCACAGCTGTCTTAGTTTCTTCTGCATGTgagaataaatttttttattcctgaattgcttttgtatatatttattagattATCACTTAAAGATTTCAATCTTTTTTTCATATCCTTATAtggctgtatacagtatatcaaaatCTTTTGCTGAATCTACAGCTTTACTGTATATCCATCTGAATCATGGGCTATAATGTCTCAGAGCTTAATTTTACTGACTATTAGCTTAGAAAATGGAGCATTGTATAATcgcatacatttttttatcagacattgaaatattaaaaacaagaatagatatcagtttaaatcagattaaatcattttataagTATGGTCATTGTAAAAGCCCCAGGGTATCTTTTAAAGGACTTGCTCCATGAGTTCAGCTCACTTCATGTCATTAACTCTTTTCGCGAATAACCACCACCACAGCACAATATGCAAATTAGCATGATTTGTAGCAGTCGACTAGTGACATCTGCAGGCTTTACGAAGAATTACATGGATACGCTTGCAAATATTTCTATCTAATCTTCCCTTATAAAAGACCCAAAAgttgttttgcacatttgtcctcatgttatgtgtgtatgttatatgTCAAGATCCTACACAAATATCTTATAATTACTCAGGCTAATCCCCTCTTTACTCGCTCAGTGAGGTTTCCTGGAGGTCTTCCTCTTGTCACAGTTGAGGTTGTACTGTAaaaattcagtttaaaaaaaattaagatgaTTTCTGAAATGTTCAATGATTGGGATAATTTTTTGGGGATTTGctgaagtttttttgtttgcacacTTACAGTTATAGGCAACGATTTGGCTGCTCTgtccaaattctttttttttttttttttttttttgttagtgaaAATAAGTGAGCACAACAGCTAGCACTAACTATGACTAGCGACTTTACTTTATACTgataaaccaaataaaaatgaatttacaTCTAGGAATGCTTCCAAGTTGATCAAATAGGCAAGTCCAAGCAactttgtcattgcatagtGCAGTTAAATTGCAATGATATGCCGTTTAGCATCCACCAGAGGTGCAAAtagaaaaatgtgcaaaggaACAAGTGCaatttgtaaatatatgtacaacaaataaataaagctacagCATGGAGTTTGTGCATTAGCATACAGCATGGTATTTGTAGACAGTACAATATGTCTAAAACATGTATAAATTGTATGTACTACCaagcagacctgccaaccttggaaaaaaattttgagtagcaacttactgcatCGACGCGGCGCaaggtcaggcacatttgctggtcagtgttgattaagttcacaaGCTCATTCATCAcaaatttttactatatttttcctatataaatactggcaaataacgTAAAAtttgatctgtgcgtaaaacttaaacttgaggcacaacaccggtcAAGAACTTCTGAGGGGCATATACTCGCTTCTTTTAAGATTTGcttccctcttcctctctgtcagtatcctcatctgacatcatgTCTATTACTAACTGCAaggcacacacaacacacacacatcatcatcctcatgtttttcataatagGTTTCCACGCGCATTTGCATGAAAacaattttatacattattaatatgttttaaggcACAAATGTCATGTAAGAAGATTTGCATTTTACAGTACTaaagtacaaaatgtacaataacaatacttgGCTGCTACTAGTGCATGATCgtttgtgtataatatctgAATACTTTTTAACAACTctttatgtattgccataaattagatctaatgaactaaacagtaacttcatatctgacaacacatacatgtgttaattttctcagcaataatgcaagactctagacttcgctatggttttgactggctgatcatataataatacctccctcatcatttctactttctgcttttatttccctgcttttcaaaaaaaaaatatgatgttcatcagatgtgatctacagTAGCCAGTAACAATCGAGTCAGAATACGATTGATTTCTGCGTGCTCGCAccagtttgtcttttccgttaaagtacgacggcaatgcgtttacaggcatgacttacgttttctatataaatactggcaaataaagtaaaacttgatctgtgcgtaaaacttaaacttgaggcacaacaccgcctgtggttcggcaggcttattaaaatggatgcAATTAacaattctggccatttacctttgaaacgttaagtcctAACTTGGaaaaaccagtcactgtaagaagaattgaagacggacagagacagatgaaaaccacattcgTTTTGACGGCTCTCCGCTTGTAGTGTTGAGTTTTAAACTGGCGCTATGATTGGTcgtattattattttctcaggttgctgcccaatgcggttacacccataggcgcattgcctggtgcgcaaatgcacagacagttgaaCTCAAAGGCATCAGCGgttttttacaatgcgtatATTGAAGTGACAAATCGCAGCGCACTTTGATGTctaaatgcgtatctgctacacaaaatgcgtaaaggttggcaggtctgccaAGTAACCAAGAAATATATAGTGTCGGTACAGTTAATATACATAAACAGAGGTGAGCAATGAATAGAGGTAAGCAATGAAtttacagctacagtatatgcatttATAATTGGTAGAAAGgatgtaataaaatgtacagtgtgGAGCAGAACTGCAAGGTGATTGTACGGCTTTtactatattaaaaatatagcaTTCAGGCCTTTGTTTTCAAAAAATACAGCATGTATTATGACttcaagaaaacacaaaatattattcTCTGTGCCTTAAATCATTCCAGTCTGTGGTTCATTACTGAGGTTACCTTCATGAGTCAGCATCACATGCCCACATACAAGCCTTAGCCAGgtcttctgtgtctgtttcctcCCTCTATTGGGTTACTCTGCATTCATTGGTGAACATGAGGAGGGGCTGAGCAGGAGGtggataaagaaagaaaagagaatgcGCAAAAGAAGATGTAGGGACGTGCTACTATTCGACTTCCCTATACACACAGGCCACATTATCCCACGTTACATTACAAACATATTTAGATCCCTAGTATGAGCAAGACAATGGCAAATAAATACCCTGTAAGCCATTTTCCTTCCATGATAAAGAAATCTTAAGAAGAACCAGACTCCTAAGGGACACCATCGTCTTTCTGGGAAACACTGGATAGTGCATATGCTTTATTAATTTTCCACATTAAACAGTCAAACAGTACAGAATGTGTTT
This genomic stretch from Tachysurus fulvidraco isolate hzauxx_2018 chromosome 25, HZAU_PFXX_2.0, whole genome shotgun sequence harbors:
- the LOC113649739 gene encoding uncharacterized protein LOC113649739, which codes for MSFVSEWLTENSDKIEKGVEILGQGCEILAATVGQFNPILEAVFNVSAELLSNPEGKDAKYLAEQFVKVNQKLEKIQGEIKKTELAIKRSLVNQQNFNLQANIMSQYEYFKYIFTAKPEKKKLKRDEFLIYFEEFEGEKNLECLYDAIMKENTSGQTMLDIIVETEQRSRRAVEEFCTSLKKLFVIGIISLMGYTALQEDTVDEEMGKKWLARMEDVEKRMKAAVDECVNNFAEQAKTDIDEMLLEKQSSVDPEFTKFLLEALVKKYYWVSWSVRVFNDDRKLVKFLFGKKRHINGGVDNYFEHLSGNKIRVVVSFTADPKPLDKNQIKDQIEKEKGGMESVAESLSKSFPNCLVHAINRCTKVEEANNFEPEHFYYISHKKAHICIHSE